From the genome of Triticum aestivum cultivar Chinese Spring chromosome 3B, IWGSC CS RefSeq v2.1, whole genome shotgun sequence, one region includes:
- the LOC123068118 gene encoding dof zinc finger protein DOF5.1-like codes for MIFLPAFLDSSNFWNTDHNQLQLQQIGTNTQSTTTPSPAGPGDGGCNNNNEEGFMATAGAGSVAGGGGNDGCSGAGDGDCSKSGNSKSMSMSERAQLAGLPQPVSGLNCPRCDSTNTKFCYFNNYSLIQPRHFCRSCRRYWTRGGTLRNVPVGGGYRRHAKRRGKPNVVSNTSRSTAVGTSSVTTTMSSNTTYATGTGPVPPGLQGPMLGSAPSHDSQFAHRIDPASLGLSFPDRLLFADGGSCAVDGCAQHHHNHAHWYGMEQWSAAQIGSFPFMHAMDHQMSGAMPITMATMQGMFHLGLQSVGGGKDDNRGGHLLHHKQQDYSSSRGMYGDMVNGELDQDLFLD; via the coding sequence CTGCAACAAATCGGCACTAACACTCAGAGTACTACCACTCCTTCACCAGCTGGtcctggtgatggaggatgcaacAACAATAACGAAGAAGGGTTCATGGCCACGGCCGGGGCCGGCTCAGTCGCTGGAGGGGGCGGCAATGATGGTTGCAGCGGCGCTGGGGACGGCGATTGCAGTAAGAGCGGGAATAGCAAGTCGATGTCCATGTCGGAGCGAGCTCAGTTGGCGGGGTTGCCGCAACCGGTGTCGGGGCTCAACTGCCCGCGATGCGACTCCACCAACACCAAGTTTTGCTACTTCAATAACTACTCCCTTATCCAACCCCGCCACTTTTGCCGCTCCTGTCGCCGCTACTGGACGCGCGGTGGCACGCTCCGCAATGTGCCTGTCGGCGGGGGGTATCGTCGCCATGCCAAGCGCAGGGGCAAGCCCAATGTGGTGTCAAACACCTCCCGATCTACCGCGGTAGGGACATCGTCTGTGACAACAACCATGTCCAGCAATACCACTTATGCCACCGGCACTGGCCCTGTGCCGCCCGGATTGCAGGGCCCCATGCTCGGCAGCGCGCCGTCACACGATAGCCAGTTCGCCCACAGGATCGACCCGGCAAGCCTTGGACTCAGCTTCCCCGACAGGCTGCTCTTTGCGGACGGTGGTTCTTGCGCGGTGGACGGTTGTGCGCAACACCACCACAACCATGCACATTGGTATGGGATGGAGCAGTGGTCGGCAGCGCAAATTGGCAGCTTCCCATTCATGCACGCCATGGATCACCAGATGTCTGGGGCAATGCCCATCACAATGGCTACCATGCAGGGCATGTTCCACCTTGGATTACAGAGCGTCGGTGGGGGTAAAGATGACAACAGAGGAGGCCACCTGTTGCACCACAAGCAGCAGGATTACTCGAGCAGCAGGGGCATGTACGGGGACATGGTCAATGGCGAGTTAGATCAAGATTTATTCTTAGATTAG